The genomic interval GAAAGGTCGCGGCGATGGCTATGCGATCGCCTTTTCAGAGCCAGAGACCGTCAGGGTCGCTTTGGACCAGTTCCATGCCGAACAGGACGATCCGGTTGACAAGGTGGAGGAAATCGCCTTTTTCCCGCCCATGACGGGCGGTTAAAGAGTGGGATTTTCATCAGCCTACAGCGGCATATGAGAAAGCACAAAAGCAACCAAGTCGGCTTTCATTGACCGAGCGGCAGCAGCGATCGCCATCAGATATGGACCCTCATATGAGCGTAACCCTACAGCCTGACGATTTCGATATCTCCAAGGAACTCGACACCCTGATCGGCGGCCGCACCTCAGTTGGCGCAGCGGTGACCTTCACCGGACTTGTGCGGGACATGGTCAAGGATCAGCGGATCTCGGCCATGACGCTAGAGCATTATCCGGCCATGGCACAGGCAGAGTTGGAACGCATCGAGGCGGAGGCTCGCGCCAAATGGCCTGATCTGATCGACAGCCGTATCATCCATCGTTTCGGCACGCTCGCGCCGGGCGACCGCATTGTGCTTGTCATTACCCTTTCCTCCCACCGGCAAGTGGCCTTCGAAGCAGCAGAATTCATTATGGATTTTCTCAAGACCCGAGCTCCTTTCTGGAAAAAGGAAAGCCTAGCTGACGGCCAAAGCGACTGGGTGAAAGCCAACCTCAAAGACGACGCAGCCCTTAAGCGCTGGAAAGAGCGCTAACGGCAAACCACCACTGAGTGCATGCCTCGAACATTCCCGCAGTTGCCTTAGTTTATCCCATATTGTCCTACAACCTCATGAGAGGTAGGTATTTCCGGCCCAATACACCTTTGGCCTGATGACAGGGTGGCCAAAAGCAATTCCATTCTGCAATCGCGGAACAATCCAGGCGCCATCGCGTTTGTAATATATTGGCGAATACAAAGATAAAATTCAGGAGTGAAACATTGAGACAATTGCTTTTCAAATGTGTAGCGATTGGTGCGGCATTTTTCATGCCAGCCCTCGCACAGGCGGCAGAAGGCTTTGCAACAGCGAATGTGAACATGCGCGCAGGCCCCAGCACCGACTTCCCAGCAATCACAGTCATTCCTGATGGCCGAACAGTAGAAATTCACGGATGCCTGAGCGATACCCCATGGTGTGATGTCAGCTTTGCTGGCAACAGAGGCTGGGTCTCCGGCCATTATGTTCAAGCCACCTACAATAATCGGCGTGTACGAGTTGAGCCGGACTATTATCGCTCGCTCGGCATTCCATCCGTGGTCTTCAGCATCGGCACCTACTGGAACAGTCACTATCGCAACCGCTCCTTCTATCACGACCGGGATAAATGGGCCCGCAAGCAACAGGACCATGTGCAACAACAGCCGAAGGTTCGCCCGCAAGAGAACAATAAAACACCATCGGCAGTGATGCCCAC from uncultured Cohaesibacter sp. carries:
- the moaD gene encoding molybdopterin converting factor subunit 1; amino-acid sequence: MKLVYFAWLREHVGIDEEQVDLPATIDTVGDLLIWQKGRGDGYAIAFSEPETVRVALDQFHAEQDDPVDKVEEIAFFPPMTGG
- a CDS encoding molybdenum cofactor biosynthesis protein MoaE, with translation MSVTLQPDDFDISKELDTLIGGRTSVGAAVTFTGLVRDMVKDQRISAMTLEHYPAMAQAELERIEAEARAKWPDLIDSRIIHRFGTLAPGDRIVLVITLSSHRQVAFEAAEFIMDFLKTRAPFWKKESLADGQSDWVKANLKDDAALKRWKER
- a CDS encoding SH3 domain-containing protein, translating into MPALAQAAEGFATANVNMRAGPSTDFPAITVIPDGRTVEIHGCLSDTPWCDVSFAGNRGWVSGHYVQATYNNRRVRVEPDYYRSLGIPSVVFSIGTYWNSHYRNRSFYHDRDKWARKQQDHVQQQPKVRPQENNKTPSAVMPTRPDKNQPAASKTRPATDNKRPTAEKVSPNKERKQPTAANNRPDAGNKKPVNNKNHAAPAHNQPKAEQNKNPGHKSGVKHPQECRPGDQNCQQ